The proteins below come from a single Chryseobacterium capnotolerans genomic window:
- the lepB gene encoding signal peptidase I yields the protein MNYFLTYTVYVLILSILMGISTWKLFKKMGYSPLFAFIPFYNYFIILKETKHPKWWAILSYLPIVGPIMMSVFHLYLVKKFGKTLFKDQILTVILPFIYMATINYSKEVELEDENANDLYLTDEEKEAKKKDTFLGSITFAVVFATIIHVFVTQPFGIPTGSMERTLLVGDFLFVNKWSYGYRLPMRPVAIPFLQGTIMDTGVKGNPKDDPKSYVDGVKLPYTRILQFNKPQKNDVVVFNYPQDSVHTAIDRKDPYVKRCVATAGDTFEMRAGRLFVNGKPEAVLGDQEVQHRYIVTTDSQLDIPTLYKAYGFLPVQEIQQNNGGFIYGFQGLTDKIAKEIKELPHVVDMKEDVSVKGEAAIAYRDEARTKIDTTQSIFPVNKPWNQDWYGPVRIPKKGDVVAINNETLPMFQWIISEYEHNSLEKKNGKIFINGKEANQYTIQQDYYMMVGDNRDASLDARFFGFVPEENIVGKPMFTWMSLQGAFPDSSSTYQAPFKIRWDRMFKATNTGEANKTSYWWIAAMILILFFGWEYFVKLFKKKKTEDEL from the coding sequence ATGAATTATTTTTTAACGTATACAGTGTATGTCCTCATTTTATCCATATTAATGGGGATTTCAACATGGAAGTTGTTTAAAAAAATGGGGTATAGCCCTTTATTTGCATTTATACCTTTCTATAACTATTTTATTATCCTGAAAGAAACAAAACATCCGAAATGGTGGGCCATCCTTTCCTATCTTCCGATTGTAGGACCCATCATGATGTCTGTTTTCCATCTTTATTTAGTGAAGAAATTTGGAAAAACACTTTTCAAGGATCAAATCCTTACAGTGATTCTTCCGTTTATTTATATGGCAACCATCAACTATTCCAAAGAGGTAGAACTGGAAGATGAAAATGCCAATGACCTGTATCTTACGGATGAAGAAAAAGAAGCGAAAAAGAAAGATACATTTTTGGGATCTATTACTTTCGCGGTAGTATTTGCAACCATTATTCACGTTTTTGTAACACAGCCGTTCGGAATTCCTACAGGTTCCATGGAGAGAACTTTATTAGTAGGAGATTTCCTTTTCGTAAACAAATGGAGCTATGGGTACAGACTTCCAATGCGCCCGGTAGCAATACCTTTCCTTCAGGGAACCATTATGGATACTGGAGTAAAAGGGAATCCAAAAGATGATCCAAAATCTTATGTAGACGGAGTAAAACTACCTTACACAAGAATCTTACAGTTCAATAAGCCGCAGAAAAACGATGTAGTAGTTTTCAACTACCCTCAGGATTCAGTTCATACTGCAATTGATAGAAAAGATCCATACGTAAAAAGATGTGTGGCTACAGCAGGTGATACTTTTGAAATGAGAGCCGGAAGACTTTTCGTAAACGGAAAGCCGGAAGCTGTTTTAGGAGACCAGGAAGTACAGCACAGATATATCGTTACAACTGATAGTCAATTAGATATTCCTACATTATATAAAGCTTATGGTTTTTTACCGGTACAGGAAATTCAGCAGAATAACGGAGGATTTATTTATGGCTTTCAAGGGTTAACCGATAAGATTGCTAAAGAGATCAAAGAACTTCCTCATGTAGTTGACATGAAAGAAGATGTTTCAGTAAAAGGAGAAGCAGCAATAGCCTATAGAGACGAAGCCAGAACAAAAATAGACACAACACAATCTATTTTCCCGGTTAATAAACCTTGGAACCAGGATTGGTATGGTCCGGTTAGAATTCCTAAAAAAGGAGATGTTGTAGCCATTAACAACGAAACCCTTCCCATGTTCCAGTGGATTATTTCCGAATATGAGCATAACAGCTTAGAAAAGAAAAACGGGAAAATCTTCATCAATGGAAAAGAAGCTAATCAATATACAATTCAACAGGATTATTATATGATGGTAGGGGATAACAGAGATGCTTCATTAGATGCAAGATTCTTTGGTTTCGTTCCGGAAGAAAATATCGTTGGAAAACCAATGTTTACATGGATGAGCCTTCAGGGAGCTTTTCCGGACAGCAGTTCTACATACCAGGCACCATTCAAGATCCGTTGGGACAGAATGTTTAAAGCAACCAACACAGGAGAAGCCAATAAAACTTCATACTGGTGGATTGCTGCAATGATTTTAATATTATTCTTCGGTTGGGAATATTTTGTCAAATTATTCAAAAAGAAAAAAACAGAAGACGAGTTATAA
- the dapB gene encoding 4-hydroxy-tetrahydrodipicolinate reductase has protein sequence MKIALVGYGKMGKIIDEIAQKRGHEVVARLKETPTAENLNNPDVVIEFSLPEVAYDNIKACLENKIPVICGTTGWLDKKAEIEQMAVDNDTAFLYGSNFSLGVNLFFALNEKVADLMKNVNEYSCQLEEIHHIHKKDAPSGTAISIAEGIINNNPKFDAWKLEETEGRQLGIFAIREDEVPGTHSVFYRSEVDEIEIKHTAYNRNGFALGAVVAAEWIKDKKGNFGMKDVLGL, from the coding sequence ATGAAAATAGCATTAGTTGGTTACGGTAAAATGGGTAAGATCATTGATGAGATCGCACAGAAAAGAGGTCATGAAGTGGTTGCCCGCCTGAAGGAAACTCCAACTGCTGAAAATCTTAACAATCCGGATGTTGTGATTGAATTTTCCCTACCGGAAGTTGCATACGACAATATCAAAGCTTGCCTTGAAAATAAAATTCCGGTAATCTGCGGAACTACTGGATGGCTGGATAAAAAAGCAGAAATAGAACAAATGGCTGTAGACAATGATACTGCATTTTTATATGGTTCCAACTTCAGTTTAGGGGTTAATTTATTTTTTGCTTTAAACGAAAAGGTGGCTGATCTGATGAAGAATGTTAATGAATACTCTTGTCAGCTGGAAGAAATTCACCATATCCATAAAAAAGACGCTCCAAGTGGAACAGCAATCTCCATAGCAGAAGGAATTATCAATAATAATCCGAAATTTGATGCATGGAAGCTGGAGGAAACAGAAGGTCGTCAACTGGGAATCTTCGCAATTCGTGAAGATGAAGTTCCGGGAACTCACAGTGTTTTTTACAGAAGTGAAGTGGATGAAATTGAGATCAAACATACTGCATATAACAGAAATGGCTTTGCATTGGGAGCAGTAGTAGCTGCCGAATGGATCAAAGACAAAAAAGGAAACTTCGGAATGAAGGACGTTTTAGGACTTTAA